From Phaeocystidibacter marisrubri, the proteins below share one genomic window:
- a CDS encoding 6-pyruvoyl trahydropterin synthase family protein, whose translation MIYIQRRERFSAAHQLYNPNWTEEQNEAVFGKCANHNFHGHNFELIVTVKGEVNPDTGFVMNLADLKKIVKTLVTDKLDHKNLNRDVDFLAGQMTSTENIAIAVWKILAPVIAEHGVALHCIRLVETENNSVEYYGE comes from the coding sequence ATGATCTATATTCAAAGGCGAGAGCGTTTTAGCGCTGCACATCAGCTTTACAATCCGAACTGGACGGAAGAACAGAACGAAGCTGTTTTTGGAAAATGTGCCAATCACAACTTCCATGGACACAATTTCGAACTGATTGTTACCGTAAAGGGCGAAGTGAACCCAGACACAGGCTTTGTGATGAATCTCGCAGATCTCAAGAAGATCGTCAAGACACTTGTGACGGATAAGCTCGATCACAAAAACCTCAATCGCGATGTAGATTTCCTTGCCGGTCAAATGACCTCAACCGAGAATATCGCTATCGCCGTCTGGAAAATTCTTGCTCCGGTTATTGCTGAACACGGAGTAGCATTACATTGTATTCGATTAGTGGAAACTGAAAACAACTCTGTAGAGTACTACGGAGAATAA
- a CDS encoding DUF3575 domain-containing protein, protein MKRTLLISLFALAGLVASAQTNETKNARVHAFVGSLNGIEWGNEYGYFGGGFGLSAGMGKHWALNTEFGFYGRDIKNGSGYIDRNVFDMRGSVDFYFSRAFRGFYVGAFMGYTNVKSTVYEGANPIASPNSFVPMGFQLGFSAPITNRLDLNLKTAVGSQPGGPGALTFNAGIGYRF, encoded by the coding sequence ATGAAACGCACACTTTTAATTTCACTTTTCGCTCTCGCCGGACTTGTAGCATCTGCTCAAACCAATGAAACTAAAAACGCTCGGGTACATGCATTTGTGGGAAGCTTGAATGGTATTGAATGGGGAAATGAATACGGATACTTCGGTGGTGGTTTTGGCTTATCGGCTGGAATGGGAAAACATTGGGCACTCAACACCGAATTTGGCTTCTACGGAAGAGACATCAAAAACGGTTCTGGATATATTGATAGAAATGTATTCGACATGAGAGGAAGTGTGGACTTCTACTTCAGCCGAGCATTCAGAGGATTCTACGTAGGAGCTTTTATGGGATACACCAATGTAAAGTCCACCGTATATGAAGGAGCTAACCCTATCGCCAGTCCAAATTCATTTGTTCCCATGGGCTTTCAGCTTGGATTCTCTGCGCCAATAACCAATCGACTAGACCTCAATCTTAAAACCGCTGTAGGTTCTCAACCAGGAGGACCAGGGGCACTCACTTTCAATGCTGGAATCGGATACAGATTCTAG
- a CDS encoding TPM domain-containing protein, with translation MRKILFIAISAILSFTAVSQDFPTRPDLREGLVIDRVGILSATQKEALNQKLLAYEDTTSTQILIYISKPVNDDVNLYAAELAEQWGVGQGGSDNGCIIFMTMESRTSTRNRHISIQNGYGLEPYMTDATTKSIIDNRIIPYFKNGEYYNGLQSGTNAIFEVLAGTFQGSGTKAPKDGNPFAILIILGLFILVFIIRNKGGGGRGGGRYRGGYWIGGFGGGYSGGGNFGGRGGFGGFGGGGFGGGGASGSW, from the coding sequence ATGAGAAAGATTCTCTTCATCGCGATCAGTGCCATCCTGAGTTTTACGGCTGTTAGTCAAGATTTCCCAACCCGACCCGATCTGAGAGAAGGGTTAGTCATTGATCGAGTTGGAATTCTTTCTGCCACTCAAAAAGAAGCACTCAATCAAAAACTTCTCGCCTACGAGGACACCACATCTACTCAAATCCTTATTTACATTTCAAAACCTGTAAATGACGATGTCAACCTCTATGCGGCTGAACTAGCTGAACAATGGGGAGTAGGACAAGGTGGATCAGACAATGGATGTATCATCTTCATGACCATGGAATCGAGAACTTCCACTCGAAACCGTCATATATCCATACAGAACGGATATGGTCTTGAACCCTACATGACTGATGCTACCACAAAGTCGATCATCGACAACCGCATCATTCCTTACTTTAAAAATGGTGAGTACTACAATGGACTACAAAGTGGAACCAATGCCATCTTTGAAGTTCTCGCTGGAACCTTCCAAGGATCTGGAACAAAGGCTCCAAAAGATGGAAATCCATTCGCCATTCTGATCATCCTTGGCTTATTCATTCTCGTTTTCATCATCCGAAACAAAGGTGGCGGAGGACGTGGAGGCGGTAGATATCGAGGTGGCTACTGGATTGGCGGCTTTGGAGGCGGTTACTCTGGCGGAGGAAACTTTGGAGGTAGGGGAGGTTTTGGCGGCTTCGGCGGAGGTGGATTTGGAGGTGGCGGAGCCTCTGGTAGTTGGTAA